A single Defluviitalea saccharophila DNA region contains:
- the spoIIID gene encoding sporulation transcriptional regulator SpoIIID encodes MKGYIEERAIEVANFIIGYNATVRETAKKFGISKSTVHKDVTERLEKINPKLAIQARKVLEFNKAERHLRGGLATKEKYMNLTKKSKKRR; translated from the coding sequence TTGAAAGGGTATATTGAAGAAAGAGCCATAGAAGTAGCAAACTTTATCATTGGTTATAATGCTACCGTAAGAGAAACAGCCAAAAAATTCGGAATAAGTAAAAGTACCGTTCATAAAGATGTTACGGAACGATTAGAAAAAATAAATCCGAAACTGGCCATACAGGCAAGGAAAGTTTTGGAATTTAATAAAGCAGAAAGACATCTTCGAGGCGGTTTGGCCACCAAAGAAAAGTATATGAATTTAACTAAAAAAAGTAAGAAGAGAAGATAA
- a CDS encoding M23 family metallopeptidase: MKKYKFWTYLNKKSYYAILLLCILTVIGTTTFITRNNMNTLDKVNEQNSIDLNEEFGDYDLEDVGTINAYQNDLNITEEDIEGAGSAVAENSSKEEAAKEDTSTTEDIVVASNKEVQETTPASTEKANENQTDKTETSEDVEETFSFSETSSLVWPVSGEIVMDYSVDKLVFDKTLEQYRVHPAICIAPTEEGIVKAAAKGKVEMIKNDPETGITVILNHGDGWKTIYGQLQKNISVKQNEVIEKGQVIGEIGAPTKYSVALGNHVYFQVTKDDVPVDPKEFLNK; the protein is encoded by the coding sequence ATGAAAAAATATAAATTTTGGACGTATCTAAATAAGAAAAGTTATTATGCGATTTTGTTATTATGTATTCTAACGGTGATTGGGACAACTACATTTATCACCAGAAATAATATGAATACTCTGGACAAAGTGAACGAACAAAATTCCATCGATTTAAACGAAGAATTTGGAGACTATGACTTAGAAGATGTGGGAACGATTAATGCCTATCAGAACGACTTAAATATTACGGAAGAAGATATTGAAGGAGCAGGAAGTGCCGTTGCAGAAAATTCTTCTAAAGAAGAAGCGGCAAAGGAAGATACGAGTACGACAGAAGATATTGTGGTAGCGTCCAATAAAGAAGTGCAGGAAACTACACCGGCTTCTACAGAAAAAGCAAACGAAAATCAAACCGATAAAACGGAAACCAGTGAAGATGTAGAAGAAACCTTTTCTTTTAGCGAAACTTCTTCTCTTGTATGGCCTGTATCCGGGGAAATCGTCATGGACTATAGTGTCGATAAATTAGTTTTTGATAAAACCCTGGAACAGTATAGAGTTCACCCTGCAATTTGTATTGCTCCAACAGAAGAAGGTATCGTTAAAGCAGCAGCCAAAGGAAAAGTTGAAATGATCAAAAATGACCCTGAAACCGGAATTACAGTCATCCTTAATCATGGAGACGGATGGAAAACAATCTACGGTCAATTGCAGAAAAATATCTCCGTAAAACAAAATGAAGTAATAGAAAAGGGTCAAGTTATAGGAGAAATAGGAGCGCCTACAAAGTATTCCGTTGCTTTAGGCAATCACGTATATTTCCAAGTAACAAAAGACGATGTACCGGTTGATCCGAAAGAGTTCTTAAACAAATAA
- the spoIID gene encoding stage II sporulation protein D: MKKVGALFLMVFLAIIGLPAFITSFLGDSPAVKPQELAEKKVEKSNKKNTRMVKVLDVQSGKIMNLEFEEYIKGVLAAEMPALFEIEALKAQAVAARTYAVKKINQKGKEDLKGADISTDPSKGQAYLSKEELKKNWGDNFYTYYDKISRAVEETRNEIMTYEEEPIEAVFHSTSAGITQSAEDVWEVDVPYLQSVESIGDQEAPSFESETKLSKQEVYQLLKEKYPDIVIQDLMQQIQIIERNSGGYIKKVQIGNKVLSGEEIRKLFNLRSSCFSIEEEGDNLIFFTKGYGHGAGMSQYGANYMAKEGKNYREILTHYYQGVQIKEINEIEENILKSE, translated from the coding sequence TTGAAAAAAGTAGGAGCTCTTTTTTTAATGGTTTTTTTAGCAATTATCGGATTGCCCGCTTTTATTACATCGTTTCTGGGAGACAGCCCGGCAGTCAAGCCGCAGGAACTTGCAGAAAAGAAGGTAGAAAAAAGTAACAAAAAAAATACGAGGATGGTTAAAGTATTAGATGTGCAGTCCGGAAAGATTATGAATCTGGAATTTGAAGAGTATATTAAAGGTGTATTGGCAGCGGAGATGCCTGCATTATTTGAAATAGAAGCTTTAAAGGCACAGGCAGTGGCGGCAAGAACCTATGCGGTTAAGAAGATTAATCAAAAAGGAAAGGAAGACCTTAAAGGAGCAGATATTTCAACCGATCCCTCTAAAGGGCAGGCATATTTATCTAAAGAGGAATTAAAAAAAAATTGGGGAGATAATTTTTATACATACTATGATAAAATCTCTAGAGCAGTGGAAGAAACCCGGAATGAGATTATGACATATGAAGAAGAACCTATTGAAGCGGTTTTTCATTCTACCAGTGCAGGCATTACCCAGAGTGCAGAAGATGTATGGGAAGTGGATGTACCGTACCTTCAAAGCGTAGAAAGTATAGGCGATCAGGAAGCACCTTCATTTGAATCTGAGACGAAGCTTTCTAAACAGGAAGTATATCAGTTGCTAAAGGAAAAGTACCCTGATATCGTTATACAGGACTTAATGCAGCAAATTCAGATCATAGAAAGAAACAGCGGAGGATATATTAAAAAGGTTCAAATAGGCAATAAAGTTTTAAGCGGAGAAGAAATAAGAAAGCTGTTTAATCTAAGGTCCAGTTGTTTCTCCATTGAAGAAGAAGGAGATAATCTTATTTTCTTTACTAAGGGGTATGGCCACGGGGCTGGAATGAGTCAATATGGAGCCAATTACATGGCTAAGGAAGGGAAAAACTATAGAGAAATTTTAACCCATTACTATCAGGGGGTCCAGATTAAAGAAATTAATGAAATAGAGGAAAATATTTTGAAAAGTGAATAG
- the murA gene encoding UDP-N-acetylglucosamine 1-carboxyvinyltransferase, with amino-acid sequence MAKLVVHKSPPLRGSVRISGSKNAVLPILAASLLADGKSKIGDIPNLKDVVIMQQLLQHLGVTVKWSKTKGEIELTTDHISEYEAPYDLVSQMRASFLIMGPLLARIGKAKIPLPGGCAIGSRPVDLHLKGFSALGAEIIQQNGYVEAYADKLTGTKIYLDFPSVGATENIMMAAVFAEGTTIIENAAVEPEIVDLANYLNKMGADIRGAGTDSIKINGVKKLTGTTHCVIPDRIEAGTFMIAGAITRGEVFLENVVCDHLKPIIAKLKECNVDVTETEKGIRVYGGNEIKAVDIKTLPYPGFPTDMQAPFMSLLSVAEGTSMVIETVFENRFMHVGELKRMGAQIKIESRSAIIDGVKNLTGTQVKATDLRAGAALILCALVADETTEISDIYHIERGYSEMEKKLAALGAKIEKVK; translated from the coding sequence TTGGCTAAATTAGTTGTTCATAAGAGTCCTCCTTTAAGGGGCAGCGTTAGAATCAGTGGATCAAAAAATGCTGTCCTTCCCATACTGGCAGCTTCCCTACTGGCAGATGGAAAAAGTAAAATAGGCGATATTCCTAATCTTAAAGATGTAGTCATTATGCAGCAGCTCTTACAGCATTTAGGCGTAACGGTTAAATGGAGCAAAACAAAGGGCGAAATCGAACTTACCACGGATCATATTTCTGAATATGAAGCCCCTTATGATTTGGTAAGCCAAATGAGAGCTTCATTTTTAATCATGGGTCCGCTCCTTGCTCGGATTGGAAAAGCCAAAATTCCTCTTCCTGGAGGATGTGCCATTGGAAGCAGACCAGTAGATCTTCATCTAAAAGGTTTTAGTGCACTAGGCGCAGAGATCATACAACAAAACGGATATGTAGAGGCCTATGCAGATAAATTAACAGGAACTAAAATTTATCTAGACTTCCCCAGTGTCGGAGCTACAGAAAACATTATGATGGCCGCCGTATTTGCGGAAGGAACTACCATCATTGAAAATGCAGCAGTGGAACCTGAAATTGTTGATCTTGCCAATTACCTCAACAAAATGGGAGCAGATATAAGAGGAGCAGGAACGGACTCCATTAAAATTAACGGTGTTAAAAAGCTTACAGGTACAACCCATTGTGTGATCCCCGATAGAATTGAAGCAGGAACCTTTATGATTGCAGGAGCCATTACAAGAGGAGAAGTTTTTCTCGAGAATGTCGTATGCGATCATCTAAAACCCATTATTGCAAAGTTAAAAGAATGCAATGTGGATGTGACAGAAACGGAAAAAGGCATAAGGGTATACGGAGGAAATGAAATAAAAGCCGTAGACATTAAGACTTTGCCCTATCCCGGTTTTCCAACAGATATGCAAGCGCCTTTTATGAGTCTGCTTAGCGTAGCAGAAGGGACAAGCATGGTGATTGAAACAGTATTTGAAAATAGGTTTATGCATGTGGGTGAATTAAAAAGAATGGGAGCCCAAATCAAGATAGAAAGCAGAAGTGCGATTATAGACGGAGTAAAGAATCTTACGGGAACACAGGTTAAAGCAACAGATCTAAGAGCCGGTGCCGCCCTTATTCTTTGTGCATTGGTAGCAGACGAAACAACAGAAATCAGCGATATTTATCATATAGAAAGAGGATATTCTGAAATGGAGAAAAAGTTAGCAGCTCTTGGGGCAAAAATCGAGAAAGTAAAATAG